The Oikeobacillus pervagus genome segment ATCGCTTGATCTCGACCTAGTGAAAGCACATCTAAATACTTTAAGAATTTCAAGAAATAGATCGTGACTAAGATAAATAAGCCTATCGCTATATAAAGCAAATCAGAATTCACATTATTAAAGCTAGCAAACATTTTATCTTGAATTAGCATGAACTCATTTGGGTCAATGATAACTTGCATAAACGAAGAGAGACTTTGGAAAAACGTCCCAAATATCAATCCAACGAGCAACAAGAAATAAATATTTTGCCCTTCCCTTTTGAACAAAACTTTAAACAAGATACTTGAAAATAAAACCATTGCCAAAATGGAGACGATGAAATTGATGTTTTTATCCATCACTAATATATTGGTTGAACCAAATAGGAAGATCATCATCGTTTGGATAAGTAAATATAGAGAATCTAAACCTATAATACTGGGAGTTAAAATACGATTATTCGTAATCGTTTGGAACACGGTCGTTGAAAAGGCGATCGCAGCTCCTGTCACAACAATTGCAGTTACTTTCATGAT includes the following:
- a CDS encoding iron chelate uptake ABC transporter family permease subunit; protein product: MNKKAKIGILSVLAILLIGLFIFFKLGTNWDYALPRRIMKVTAIVVTGAAIAFSTTVFQTITNNRILTPSIIGLDSLYLLIQTMMIFLFGSTNILVMDKNINFIVSILAMVLFSSILFKVLFKREGQNIYFLLLVGLIFGTFFQSLSSFMQVIIDPNEFMLIQDKMFASFNNVNSDLLYIAIGLFILVTIYFLKFLKYLDVLSLGRDQAINLGVDYDYVVKRLLIVVAILISISTALVGPITFLGLLVVNIAHEFLKTYKHSYLIIGSILISIIALVGGQFVVEKVFTFSTTVSVIINFIGGVYFIYLLLKENKTW